A region of Arabidopsis thaliana chromosome 5, partial sequence DNA encodes the following proteins:
- the PLC4 gene encoding phosphatidylinositol-speciwc phospholipase C4 (phosphatidylinositol-speciwc phospholipase C4 (PLC4); FUNCTIONS IN: phospholipase C activity, phosphoinositide phospholipase C activity, phosphoric diester hydrolase activity; INVOLVED IN: signal transduction, intracellular signaling pathway, lipid metabolic process; LOCATED IN: plasma membrane; EXPRESSED IN: 22 plant structures; EXPRESSED DURING: 15 growth stages; CONTAINS InterPro DOMAIN/s: Phospholipase C, phosphoinositol-specific, EF-hand-like (InterPro:IPR015359), Phospholipase C, phosphatidylinositol-specific, X domain (InterPro:IPR000909), C2 calcium/lipid-binding domain, CaLB (InterPro:IPR008973), Phospholipase C, phosphoinositol-specific (InterPro:IPR001192), Phospholipase C, phosphatidylinositol-specific, Y domain (InterPro:IPR001711), PLC-like phosphodiesterase, TIM beta/alpha-barrel domain (InterPro:IPR017946), C2 membrane targeting protein (InterPro:IPR018029), C2 calcium-dependent membrane targeting (InterPro:IPR000008); BEST Arabidopsis thaliana protein match is: Phosphoinositide-specific phospholipase C family protein (TAIR:AT2G40116.1); Has 2449 Blast hits to 1960 proteins in 260 species: Archae - 0; Bacteria - 0; Metazoa - 1604; Fungi - 359; Plants - 253; Viruses - 0; Other Eukaryotes - 233 (source: NCBI BLink).) translates to MEGKKEMGSYKFCLIFTRKFRMTESGPVEDVRDLFEKYTEGDAHMSPEQLQKLMTEEGGEGETSLEEAERIVDEVLRRKHHIAKFTRRNLTLDDFNYYLFSTDLNPPIADQVHQNMDAPLSHYFIFTGHNSYLTGNQLSSNCSELPIADALRRGVRVVELDLWPRGTDDVCVKHGRTLTKEVKLGKCLESIKANAFAISKYPVIITLEDHLTPKLQFKVAKMITQTFGDMLYYHDSQGCQEFPSPEELKEKILISTKPPKEYLEANDTKEKDNGEKGKDSDEDVWGKEPEDLISTQSDLDKVTSSVNDLNQDDEERGSCESDTSCQLQAPEYKRLIAIHAGKPKGGLRMALKVDPNKIRRLSLSEQLLEKAVASYGADVIRFTQKNFLRIYPKGTRFNSSNYKPQIGWMSGAQMIAFNMQGYGRALWLMEGMFRANGGCGYVKKPDFLMDASPNGQDFYPKDNSSPKKTLKVKVCMGDGWLLDFKKTHFDSYSPPDFFVRVGIAGAPVDEVMEKTKIEYDTWTPIWNKEFTFPLAVPELALLRVEVHEHDVNEKDDFGGQTCLPVSEIRQGIRAVPLFNRKGVKYSSTRLLMRFEFV, encoded by the exons atggaaggaaaaaaagagatgggTAGTTACAAATTCTGTCTGATCTTCACAAGGAAGTTCAGGATGACGGAGTCTGGTCCTGTCGAAGACGTCAGAGATCTTTTCGAGAAATACACCGAAGGCGATGCTCATATGTCGCCGGAGCAGCTACAGAAGCTCATGACGGaggaaggaggagaaggagaaacaaGTCTAGAGGAAGCAGAGAGAATCGTTGACGAGGTTCTTCGCCGGAAACATCACATTGCAAAGTTCACCAGACGAAACCTTACTCTTGATGATTTCAATTATTACCTCTTTTCTACTGATCTTAATCCTCCTATCGCCGATCAG GTCCATCAAAACATGGATGCTCCATTGTCACATTACTTTATATTCACAGGCCACAATTCCTATTTAACTGGAAATCAGCTAAGTAGCAACTGCAGTGAACTTCCTATTGCAGATGCATTGAGACGAGGCGTGAGAGTTGTTGAGTTGGATCTTTGGCCACGTGGTACCGATGATGTCTGCGTTAAACATGGAAG GACATTGACAAAGGAAGTGAAGTTGGGAAAATGTTTGGAATCTATTAAAGCTAATGCCTTTGCTATTTCAAAGTATCCTGTTATTATTACTCTTGAAGACCATCTCACGCCAAAACTTCAGTTTAAAGTTGCTaag ATGATAACTCAGACATTTGGAGATATGTTGTATTACCATGATTCTCAAGGTTGTCAAGAATTTCCTTCACCGGAAGAGTTGAAGGAAAAGATTCTAATTTCAACAAAACCTCCAAAAGAGTACTTAGAAGCTAACGATACTAAGGAGAAAGATAATGGAGAAAAAGGTAAGGATTCGGATGAGGATGTATGGGGCAAAGAGCCAGAAGACCTTATTTCTACGCAATCTGATCTTGACAAG GTGACAAGCAGTGTAAATGATCTCAatcaagatgatgaagaaagggGGTCTTGTGAGTCTGATACGTCATGCCAATTACAAGCACCAGAATACAAGCGTCTTATCGCTATCCATGCCGGGAAGCCAAAAGGCGGTTTACGGATGGCTTTAAAGGTTGATCCAAATAAAATCAGGCGACTTAGTCTGAGTGAGCAATTACTTGAGAAAGCTGTAGCATCATATGGTGCAGATGTTATCAG ATTCACTCAGAAGAATTTTCTGAGGATATATCCCAAAGGCACAAGGTTTAACTCTTCAAACTATAAACCTCAGATCGGTTGGATGAGCGGAGCTCAAATGATTGCATTCAACATGCAG GGGTATGGCAGAGCATTGTGGCTGATGGAAGGAATGTTTCGAGCAAATGGAGGGTGCGGTTATGTCAAGAAGCCAGATTTTCTTATGGATGCAAGTCCTAATGGACAAGATTTTTACCCCAAAGATAATTCGTCtccaaagaaaactttaaag GTGAAAGTCTGTATGGGAGATGGATGGCTCCTAGACTTCAAAAAAACTCACTTTGATTCTTATTCTCCTCCAGATTTCTTCGTTAGA GTGGGTATTGCTGGAGCACCTGTTGATGAGGTgatggagaaaacaaaaatagagtaTGATACATGGACACCTATTTGGAATAAGGAGTTCACATTCCCTTTAGCAGTTCCTGAACTTGCTCTGCTCCGTGTTGAAGTTCATGAGCACGACGTgaatgaaaaagatgattttGGAGGTCAAACTTGTTTACCAGTTTCAGAGATAAGACAAGGCATACGCGCTGTTCCACTCTTTAATCGCAAGGGAGTGAAATACAGCTCCACACGGCTTCTTATGCGCTTCGAGTTTGTCTGA
- the PLC4 gene encoding phosphatidylinositol-speciwc phospholipase C4 (phosphatidylinositol-speciwc phospholipase C4 (PLC4); FUNCTIONS IN: phosphoinositide phospholipase C activity, phospholipase C activity, phosphoric diester hydrolase activity; INVOLVED IN: signal transduction, intracellular signaling pathway, lipid metabolic process; LOCATED IN: plasma membrane; EXPRESSED IN: 22 plant structures; EXPRESSED DURING: 15 growth stages; CONTAINS InterPro DOMAIN/s: Phospholipase C, phosphatidylinositol-specific, X domain (InterPro:IPR000909), C2 calcium/lipid-binding domain, CaLB (InterPro:IPR008973), Phospholipase C, phosphoinositol-specific (InterPro:IPR001192), Phospholipase C, phosphatidylinositol-specific, Y domain (InterPro:IPR001711), PLC-like phosphodiesterase, TIM beta/alpha-barrel domain (InterPro:IPR017946), C2 membrane targeting protein (InterPro:IPR018029), C2 calcium-dependent membrane targeting (InterPro:IPR000008); BEST Arabidopsis thaliana protein match is: Phosphoinositide-specific phospholipase C family protein (TAIR:AT2G40116.1); Has 2441 Blast hits to 1951 proteins in 262 species: Archae - 0; Bacteria - 0; Metazoa - 1601; Fungi - 365; Plants - 252; Viruses - 0; Other Eukaryotes - 223 (source: NCBI BLink).): MFLVHQNMDAPLSHYFIFTGHNSYLTGNQLSSNCSELPIADALRRGVRVVELDLWPRGTDDVCVKHGRTLTKEVKLGKCLESIKANAFAISKYPVIITLEDHLTPKLQFKVAKMITQTFGDMLYYHDSQGCQEFPSPEELKEKILISTKPPKEYLEANDTKEKDNGEKGKDSDEDVWGKEPEDLISTQSDLDKVTSSVNDLNQDDEERGSCESDTSCQLQAPEYKRLIAIHAGKPKGGLRMALKVDPNKIRRLSLSEQLLEKAVASYGADVIRFTQKNFLRIYPKGTRFNSSNYKPQIGWMSGAQMIAFNMQGYGRALWLMEGMFRANGGCGYVKKPDFLMDASPNGQDFYPKDNSSPKKTLKVKVCMGDGWLLDFKKTHFDSYSPPDFFVRVGIAGAPVDEVMEKTKIEYDTWTPIWNKEFTFPLAVPELALLRVEVHEHDVNEKDDFGGQTCLPVSEIRQGIRAVPLFNRKGVKYSSTRLLMRFEFV; the protein is encoded by the exons ATGTTCTTG GTCCATCAAAACATGGATGCTCCATTGTCACATTACTTTATATTCACAGGCCACAATTCCTATTTAACTGGAAATCAGCTAAGTAGCAACTGCAGTGAACTTCCTATTGCAGATGCATTGAGACGAGGCGTGAGAGTTGTTGAGTTGGATCTTTGGCCACGTGGTACCGATGATGTCTGCGTTAAACATGGAAG GACATTGACAAAGGAAGTGAAGTTGGGAAAATGTTTGGAATCTATTAAAGCTAATGCCTTTGCTATTTCAAAGTATCCTGTTATTATTACTCTTGAAGACCATCTCACGCCAAAACTTCAGTTTAAAGTTGCTaag ATGATAACTCAGACATTTGGAGATATGTTGTATTACCATGATTCTCAAGGTTGTCAAGAATTTCCTTCACCGGAAGAGTTGAAGGAAAAGATTCTAATTTCAACAAAACCTCCAAAAGAGTACTTAGAAGCTAACGATACTAAGGAGAAAGATAATGGAGAAAAAGGTAAGGATTCGGATGAGGATGTATGGGGCAAAGAGCCAGAAGACCTTATTTCTACGCAATCTGATCTTGACAAG GTGACAAGCAGTGTAAATGATCTCAatcaagatgatgaagaaagggGGTCTTGTGAGTCTGATACGTCATGCCAATTACAAGCACCAGAATACAAGCGTCTTATCGCTATCCATGCCGGGAAGCCAAAAGGCGGTTTACGGATGGCTTTAAAGGTTGATCCAAATAAAATCAGGCGACTTAGTCTGAGTGAGCAATTACTTGAGAAAGCTGTAGCATCATATGGTGCAGATGTTATCAG ATTCACTCAGAAGAATTTTCTGAGGATATATCCCAAAGGCACAAGGTTTAACTCTTCAAACTATAAACCTCAGATCGGTTGGATGAGCGGAGCTCAAATGATTGCATTCAACATGCAG GGGTATGGCAGAGCATTGTGGCTGATGGAAGGAATGTTTCGAGCAAATGGAGGGTGCGGTTATGTCAAGAAGCCAGATTTTCTTATGGATGCAAGTCCTAATGGACAAGATTTTTACCCCAAAGATAATTCGTCtccaaagaaaactttaaag GTGAAAGTCTGTATGGGAGATGGATGGCTCCTAGACTTCAAAAAAACTCACTTTGATTCTTATTCTCCTCCAGATTTCTTCGTTAGA GTGGGTATTGCTGGAGCACCTGTTGATGAGGTgatggagaaaacaaaaatagagtaTGATACATGGACACCTATTTGGAATAAGGAGTTCACATTCCCTTTAGCAGTTCCTGAACTTGCTCTGCTCCGTGTTGAAGTTCATGAGCACGACGTgaatgaaaaagatgattttGGAGGTCAAACTTGTTTACCAGTTTCAGAGATAAGACAAGGCATACGCGCTGTTCCACTCTTTAATCGCAAGGGAGTGAAATACAGCTCCACACGGCTTCTTATGCGCTTCGAGTTTGTCTGA
- the ROC7 gene encoding rotamase CYP 7 (rotamase CYP 7 (ROC7); FUNCTIONS IN: peptidyl-prolyl cis-trans isomerase activity; INVOLVED IN: protein folding, root development; LOCATED IN: chloroplast; EXPRESSED IN: 22 plant structures; EXPRESSED DURING: 13 growth stages; CONTAINS InterPro DOMAIN/s: Cyclophilin-like (InterPro:IPR015891), Peptidyl-prolyl cis-trans isomerase, cyclophilin-type (InterPro:IPR002130), Peptidyl-prolyl cis-trans isomerase, cyclophilin-type, conserved site (InterPro:IPR020892); BEST Arabidopsis thaliana protein match is: cyclophilin 5 (TAIR:AT2G29960.1); Has 1807 Blast hits to 1807 proteins in 277 species: Archae - 0; Bacteria - 0; Metazoa - 736; Fungi - 347; Plants - 385; Viruses - 0; Other Eukaryotes - 339 (source: NCBI BLink).) produces the protein MASSVTLLLWSLLLLGTLSAIQAKKSKENLKEITHKVYFDVEIDGKAAGRIVMGLFGKTVPKTVENFRALCTGEKGIGKNGKALHYKGSSFHRIIPSFMLQGGDFTHGNGMGGESIYGEKFADENFKLKHTGPGFLSMANAGQDTNGSQFFITTVTTSWLDGRHVVFGKVVTGMDVVYKVEAEGNQSGTPKSKVVIVDSGELPL, from the exons ATGGCGAGCTCAGTGACGCTGCTTCTAtggagtcttcttcttctcggtACACTAAGCGCTATTCAG GCCAAAAAGTCTAAGGAAAACTTAAAGGAGATCACACACAAGGTTTATTTTGATGTTGAAATTGATGGGAAAGCAGCTG GTCGTATTGTCATGGGTCTATTTGGCAAGACAGTCCCCAAAACTGTAGAGAATTTCCGAGCTTTATGCACTg GGGAGAAAGGAATAGGTAAGAATGGGAAGGCGCTCCATTACAAGGGGAGTTCATTTCATAGGATCATACCAAGCTTTATGCTCCAAGGAGGCGATTTTACACATGGAAATGGAATGGGAGGAGAATCTATCTATGGTGAGAAGTTTGCTGATGAGAACTTCAAACTCAAGCATACTGGTCCAG GGTTCTTATCAATGGCAAATGCCGGTCAAGATACCAACGGATCACAGTTTTTCATCACAACTGTAACAACCAGCTG GTTGGATGGGCGACATGTGGTATTCGGGAAGGTAGTGACAGGAATGGATGTGGTGTACAAAGTCGAAGCTGAAGGAAATCAGAGTGGAACTCCTAAGAGTAAAGTGGTGATTGTAGACAGTGGTGAGCTTCCCCTGTAA
- a CDS encoding smr (Small MutS Related) domain-containing protein (smr (Small MutS Related) domain-containing protein; CONTAINS InterPro DOMAIN/s: Smr protein/MutS2 C-terminal (InterPro:IPR002625), Domain of unknown function DUF1771 (InterPro:IPR013899); BEST Arabidopsis thaliana protein match is: silencing defective 5 (TAIR:AT3G15390.1); Has 1807 Blast hits to 1807 proteins in 277 species: Archae - 0; Bacteria - 0; Metazoa - 736; Fungi - 347; Plants - 385; Viruses - 0; Other Eukaryotes - 339 (source: NCBI BLink).) produces the protein MKQKNQHKKKKKRSCAAKPSGDGTTSDGNKKDVEEERKDGEGKREIENVGKNFIESLMEAFCSVSMEEAMAAYKEAGGDLNKAAEILSDLVESGDDPSTSSVASGSSGQETASTSEYGAGSSSSCSEDLTRDRWFKGSKQSRVIAATGMVSSVIAKDYLKPNPVRKEFPMMERSKELCGNGKKAADREKAEQFLSSMLGDDCELSMAVVRDVLCQCGYDVDMALNVLLDMSSSSTDDSLSGKCFGIGVSDSLAESSFDTDTSDCELFWGGDYSQRDYAKALMSSQDPFATTQGIDELGLPQKVLESLFNIRQNPKHESKTTSWRNVAKKMQSLGIDASSSSGEEPHPNTFVKDDSYHELRKGANDQWNVTKSYYQKAAEAYSKGGRAHAAYLSDKGRVASKQAQRADERASQDIFVARNKGIENVVTIDLHGQHVKPAMKLLKLHLLFGSYVPSIQTLRVITGCGASGFGKSKVKQSVVKLLEREGVRYCEENRGTLLIKLDGGSREFSFLDTESDSDE, from the exons ATGAAGCAGAAGAACCagcataagaagaagaagaagcgatcCTGCGCCGCGAAACCTTCCGGTGATGGAACGACGTCGGACGGGAACAAAAAAGATGTGGAGGAAGAGAGGAAGGACGGTGAAGGAAAGAGGGAGATAGAAAACGTTGGAAAAAATTTTATCGAATCGTTAATGGAAGCCTTTTGCTCGGTTTCAATGGAGGAAGCGATGGCTGCTTATAAGGAAGCAGGCGGAGATCTGAACAAAGCCGCTGAGATTTTATCGGATCTGGTGGAAAGCGGTGATGATCCGTCGACGAGTTCGGTGGCGAGTGGTTCTTCGGGTCAGGAAACAGCGTCTACCTCTGAGTATGGGGCAGGGTCAAGTTCTAGCTGTAGCGAAGATTTGACTAGAGATAGATGGTTTAAGGGAAGCAAGCAGAGTAGAGTTATTGCTGCTACAGGGATGGTTTCTTCTGTGATTGCGAAGGATTACTTGAAGCCAAACCCTGTGCGAAAAGAGTTTCCTATGATGGAACGGTCTAAAGAGCTCTGTGGGAACGGGAAAAAAGCTGCGGATAGAGAGAAAGCTGAACAGTTCTTAAGTTCAATGCTTGGAGATGATTGCGAGCTTAGCATGGCTGTTGTTAGAGATGTTTTGT GTCAATGTGGCTATGATGTCGACATG GCTTTGAATGTCTTGCTTGAcatgtcttcttcatcaactgATGATTCATTGAGTGGTAAATGTTTCGGCATAGGAGTCAGCGATAGT CTGGCAGAGTCATCTTTTGATACTGATACTTCTGATTGTGAACTTTTCTGGGGTGGAGACTATAGTCAAAG GGACTACGCAAAAGCTCTCATGAGTTCTCAAGATCCTTTTGCAACTACCCAAGGAATTGATGAGCTTGGTCTTCCACAAAAAGTGTTGGAGTCTCTGTTCAACATTCGCCAGAATCCTAAACATGAATCAAAGACAACGAGTTGGAGGAATGTGGCAAAGAAAATGCAGTCACTTGGCATTGATGCTTCTTCATCTAGTGGGGAAGAGCCTCACCCTAATACGTTTG TGAAGGATGACAGTTATCATGAACTTAGAAAAGGTGCAAATGACCAGTGGAATGTTACGAAGTCCTACTATCAAAAA GCTGCCGAAGCATATTCGAAAGGAGGGAGGGCTCATGCGGCTTACCTTTCTGACAAG ggAAGAGTGGCATCTAAACAAGCTCAACGGGCTGATGAGAGGGCAAGCCAAGATATATTCGTTGCAAG AAACAAAGGTATAGAGAATGTGGTAACCATTGATCTGCATGGTCAGCATGTTAAACCAGCAATGAAGCTACTGAAGCTACATCTCTTATTTGGATCATATGTTCCTT CCATTCAGACTCTACGAGTGATCACAGGATGTGGAGCTTCTGGGTTTGGGAAGTCTAAGGTGAAACAATCA GTGGTAAAGCTGCTAGAAAGAGAAGGAGTTAGGTATTGTGAAGAGAACAGAGGGACACTGCTGATCAAGCTTGACGGAGGTAGTAGAGAGTTCAGTTTCTTAGACACAGAGAGTGACTCTGATGAATAA
- a CDS encoding smr (Small MutS Related) domain-containing protein (smr (Small MutS Related) domain-containing protein; FUNCTIONS IN: damaged DNA binding, ATP binding; INVOLVED IN: mismatch repair; LOCATED IN: cellular_component unknown; EXPRESSED IN: 24 plant structures; EXPRESSED DURING: 15 growth stages; CONTAINS InterPro DOMAIN/s: Smr protein/MutS2 C-terminal (InterPro:IPR002625), Domain of unknown function DUF1771 (InterPro:IPR013899); BEST Arabidopsis thaliana protein match is: silencing defective 5 (TAIR:AT3G15390.1); Has 30201 Blast hits to 17322 proteins in 780 species: Archae - 12; Bacteria - 1396; Metazoa - 17338; Fungi - 3422; Plants - 5037; Viruses - 0; Other Eukaryotes - 2996 (source: NCBI BLink).) gives MKQKNQHKKKKKRSCAAKPSGDGTTSDGNKKDVEEERKDGEGKREIENVGKNFIESLMEAFCSVSMEEAMAAYKEAGGDLNKAAEILSDLVESGDDPSTSSVASGSSGQETASTSEYGAGSSSSCSEDLTRDRWFKGSKQSRVIAATGMVSSVIAKDYLKPNPVRKEFPMMERSKELCGNGKKAADREKAEQFLSSMLGDDCELSMAVVRDVLCQCGYDVDMALNVLLDMSSSSTDDSLSGKCFGIGVSDSLAESSFDTDTSDCELFWGGDYSQRDYAKALMSSQDPFATTQGIDELGLPQKVLESLFNIRQNPKHESKTTSWRNVAKKMQSLGIDASSSSGEEPHPNTFVKDDSYHELRKGANDQWNVTKSYYQKAAEAYSKGGRAHAAYLSDKGRVASKQAQRADERASQDIFVARNKGIENVVTIDLHGQHVKPAMKLLKLHLLFGSYVPSIQTLRVITGCGASGFGKSKVKQSVSFFNALSQQNRRQEFSIAVMVYDCYLWI, from the exons ATGAAGCAGAAGAACCagcataagaagaagaagaagcgatcCTGCGCCGCGAAACCTTCCGGTGATGGAACGACGTCGGACGGGAACAAAAAAGATGTGGAGGAAGAGAGGAAGGACGGTGAAGGAAAGAGGGAGATAGAAAACGTTGGAAAAAATTTTATCGAATCGTTAATGGAAGCCTTTTGCTCGGTTTCAATGGAGGAAGCGATGGCTGCTTATAAGGAAGCAGGCGGAGATCTGAACAAAGCCGCTGAGATTTTATCGGATCTGGTGGAAAGCGGTGATGATCCGTCGACGAGTTCGGTGGCGAGTGGTTCTTCGGGTCAGGAAACAGCGTCTACCTCTGAGTATGGGGCAGGGTCAAGTTCTAGCTGTAGCGAAGATTTGACTAGAGATAGATGGTTTAAGGGAAGCAAGCAGAGTAGAGTTATTGCTGCTACAGGGATGGTTTCTTCTGTGATTGCGAAGGATTACTTGAAGCCAAACCCTGTGCGAAAAGAGTTTCCTATGATGGAACGGTCTAAAGAGCTCTGTGGGAACGGGAAAAAAGCTGCGGATAGAGAGAAAGCTGAACAGTTCTTAAGTTCAATGCTTGGAGATGATTGCGAGCTTAGCATGGCTGTTGTTAGAGATGTTTTGT GTCAATGTGGCTATGATGTCGACATG GCTTTGAATGTCTTGCTTGAcatgtcttcttcatcaactgATGATTCATTGAGTGGTAAATGTTTCGGCATAGGAGTCAGCGATAGT CTGGCAGAGTCATCTTTTGATACTGATACTTCTGATTGTGAACTTTTCTGGGGTGGAGACTATAGTCAAAG GGACTACGCAAAAGCTCTCATGAGTTCTCAAGATCCTTTTGCAACTACCCAAGGAATTGATGAGCTTGGTCTTCCACAAAAAGTGTTGGAGTCTCTGTTCAACATTCGCCAGAATCCTAAACATGAATCAAAGACAACGAGTTGGAGGAATGTGGCAAAGAAAATGCAGTCACTTGGCATTGATGCTTCTTCATCTAGTGGGGAAGAGCCTCACCCTAATACGTTTG TGAAGGATGACAGTTATCATGAACTTAGAAAAGGTGCAAATGACCAGTGGAATGTTACGAAGTCCTACTATCAAAAA GCTGCCGAAGCATATTCGAAAGGAGGGAGGGCTCATGCGGCTTACCTTTCTGACAAG ggAAGAGTGGCATCTAAACAAGCTCAACGGGCTGATGAGAGGGCAAGCCAAGATATATTCGTTGCAAG AAACAAAGGTATAGAGAATGTGGTAACCATTGATCTGCATGGTCAGCATGTTAAACCAGCAATGAAGCTACTGAAGCTACATCTCTTATTTGGATCATATGTTCCTT CCATTCAGACTCTACGAGTGATCACAGGATGTGGAGCTTCTGGGTTTGGGAAGTCTAAGGTGAAACAATCAGTAAGTTTCTTCAACGCCCTTTCACAGCAAAACCGGAGACAAGAATTTAGTATTGCAGTCATGGTATATGATTGTTATTTATGGATATGA